One genomic window of Hydra vulgaris chromosome 03, alternate assembly HydraT2T_AEP includes the following:
- the LOC136078027 gene encoding uncharacterized protein LOC136078027: MFGDYNFLCSVYGITGAIGRHCCLFCDITKKDIQLAPICREHVASQRSLNSLNNDFHRFQSNGGNLKNAKLFNNVINETLFNIPLDQVAVPALHISLGTYLKFLNMFEDECHLIDIKLAGEL, encoded by the exons ATGTTTGGTGattataattttctttgcaGCGTATATGGAATTACAGGAGCTATTG GTCGACATTGCTGTCTTTTTTGTGACATCACCAAAAAAGATATCCAACTGGCTCCAATATGTAGAGAGCATGTTGCTTCACAAAGGTCTCTAAACTCCTTAAACAATGACTTTCATCGTTTTCAAAGTAATGGAGGAAATTTGAAAAATGCTAAATTATTCAACAATGTGattaatgaaactttatttaatattccTCTAGACCAG GTTGCTGTACCTGCTTTACATATATCTTTGGGTACCTATTTAAAGTTTCTCAACATGTTCGAAGACGAATGCCACTTAATAGATATAAAGCTTGCTGGAGAACTTtaa